In Ferviditalea candida, the genomic stretch ATATTTGAAATCACTTTCATCCAACTCACCTCGCCCCGGCATATTTGCTTTTTTTACGGCTGTCCAATATGAGAGCGACGGCAATAATAAAGCCTTGAGCCATCATTTGCACGGAGGTATCAAAGCCCGCGAGAATGAGCACATTGTCCAGCACGCCTATTAACAGAACACCGATGACGGTGCGCGGGATATTGCCTTCTCCTCCCGTAAAACTCGTTCCGCCTATGGCGACTGCGGCAATCACATCCAGCACGTAGTTCCCTCCGGATGTCGGCGACGCACTTACCGTTTGCGCCGTTTGAATCAGGGAGCCAATCGTGACAATGACACCCGATATGATGAAGGTAACGGTTCGAACCCTGTGAACGGGGATTCCCGACAGACGCGCCGATTCCGCATTCGCCCCGGTCAAATAAACGCGTCTGCCGAATCGCGAATGACGCAAAACCACATGAAGGATAAGCGCGCACACAATCATAATGACAATCGCCGCCGGCAAGCCGAGAACCCGGCCCTGCACAATCCAATGGTAAAAACCGTTCACCTGAAGCGTAAGACTGTAACCCCCCGTATACAAAAGAGCCAACGAAGAATAGATGATCCCGGTGCCAAAGGTAACCATGATGGACGCACCGAAATTGCCTTTAATGATGCGGAGAATCGTGCCGTTGATGACCCCGATGAGCGCACCGATCACAAGCACCCCAAGGATCGACCCGACCGGCCCCAAGTATTCCTGCAAGCCGACAACGAGCACACCGTTGAGAGCCAAAATCCCTGCGATGGACAAGTCGAAAAAGCCGCCGATCATCACATACGTCATGCCCAACGCTCCCAATCCCAAGACAGCGATTTGGGCCAATATATTCGAAATATTGCCTTTCGACAGAAATGCGGGAGAAAGCACCGCACCGACAATCACCAGCAAACCCAATGCGACGACAGGTCCAAAATCGCTTGGTCTAATTCGGCTTTTTAACAAGAGCTCGTCACTCTGACTGGTAACAGTCTGCAAAGCTATCATCCTTTCTTAGCTGAGAGCAAGCTGCATAATTTTTTCCGAAGTGGCATCCGGTCCGGCAATCTCGCCTTTGATTCTTCCTTCATGGATAACGGCGATGCGGTCGCTTAAGGCAATGACTTCGTTCCAATCCGAGGAAATCAATAAGACGGCCTTCCCCTTCTTTGCCAGCTCCCGGATAACCAAGTAGATTTCCCGTTTTGCACCCACGTCCACACCGCGTGTCGGTTCATCCAGAATAAGTACATCGGCATCCGAAAATATGTATTTCGCCACGACCACTTTTTGCTGGTTGCCGCCGCTTAAATTCAAGGCAATTTGTTCGATGGACGGTGTTTTAATGTTAAACTGGTCAACAAGATCTTCGGAAGTCTGGCGTTCCTTCTTCGAATCGATAAAGCCGAATGGGCTTATTTTTTTTAAGGCGGCCATGGTGAAGTTGAGCTTGAGCGGAAATTTGGTCACAAGCCCGTGCAATTTGCGGTCTTCCGGAACGAGCGCGATTCCCTGCGAGATC encodes the following:
- a CDS encoding ABC transporter permease, with amino-acid sequence MQTVTSQSDELLLKSRIRPSDFGPVVALGLLVIVGAVLSPAFLSKGNISNILAQIAVLGLGALGMTYVMIGGFFDLSIAGILALNGVLVVGLQEYLGPVGSILGVLVIGALIGVINGTILRIIKGNFGASIMVTFGTGIIYSSLALLYTGGYSLTLQVNGFYHWIVQGRVLGLPAAIVIMIVCALILHVVLRHSRFGRRVYLTGANAESARLSGIPVHRVRTVTFIISGVIVTIGSLIQTAQTVSASPTSGGNYVLDVIAAVAIGGTSFTGGEGNIPRTVIGVLLIGVLDNVLILAGFDTSVQMMAQGFIIAVALILDSRKKSKYAGAR